The stretch of DNA TTCCAGGTCCCGCCGCTGGGCATGTCGGCCGCGAGCTTGACGGACGCCATGCTGCAGGCCGTCGGGAGGAAGACGGGTGAGGGTAGGTGGACCAAGGTGCCGACCAGCccgtacgacgacgaggccgacgacggcgagccggcgcccagaggctggctggcgagtGCACCAATGACAGACGTGGAGGAGAGCGGCATCGTCTTCTGGGGAGGCCTGGGTGAGGATAACAAGCGCATAGGCGACGGTTGGATCTTGAGGCTGGGCAACTATTGACCGAAGGCGTGTACTTGAGACAGGCGGGAAGCCGGCTTCTTGGTCTGTCGGGCGGATGGAATGGATCTTGTGAGGTTACTGGCGAGATTGTCTAAAAAAGCCCAAGGAAATGGAAAAGCGTAAAACCTCGTCTATACCTGGTGGTATTTTAACAATGTTATGTACAATGAAGTCGGCGCTCTTCGTAGCCGATTTCATGACCCCATGCAcgtctcctccctcccgcaTCCTTTACGTTTACCTTGCTCCAACAGCACAGTGTCTCCCCTTCTACAGGTCCGACCTCGTCTTCTCGGCGCCCCACGGCTCTTCCAACAGGTTCGTCTGGCCGTTGCTATTCTCGCACGTCTGCCTGCCGGTAAGCGGGCCCGGGGCGGGAACCTttgcggaggcggaggaggagccgacggcggaggcgctctccttgagggccttgagcagggcgacggTGGTCTCGGGGGTGAGGTCCTCGTAGTAGTCGTCGTTGATCTGGATCATGGGGGCGTTGACGCAGGCGCCGAGACACTCGACCTCGATGAAGGTGAagaggccgtcggcggtggtCTCGCCCTGCTTGATGCCGAGGTGGGAGGTGATGGCCTTGACAATGGCGtcggagccgcagccgcctAGTTGGCAGGGGGTCTAGAGGGAGATGGAGGGTCAGTCTACCACGTCTACAGCATTGCCGAGCCAGTATATCACGTCTGTCCTTGTTTGCACGGTGGCGCATGGCGCATGACGCCGCCTCGAAGtcgccggctggctggcagcaaCGGAcagcgccagcccagcagaCCAGCACAAgcgaagagagagagagagagagagagagagagagagagagagagagagagagagagagagtaAAAAAAACAACGTACCGTGGTGCAGGCCTGGACAAAGAACTTGCCGACCGGGGTGCGGTTGTACATGGTGTAGAAGGAGGCGACCTCGTAGACGCGCATCGGGGGCATCtcgagcaggcgggcgacctcGTTCATGACGCTGATGCTGGTGAAGccgtgctggcgctggccgaggtcgagcaggggcatgacggcggccttttTGTACTGCTCCGGGTACCGCTTGAGGATCTCGGCGATGACCGTCTCGTTTTGCTTGTTGAACTTGAAGGGGATGTCGgggttgttgttgg from Purpureocillium takamizusanense chromosome 6, complete sequence encodes:
- the NUO24 gene encoding NADH:ubiquinone oxidoreductase 24 (EggNog:ENOG503Q13H~COG:C), coding for MTPFLLRASLRTASRAAGRRVQARAMSVTACRPSDTLQVHRNSANNNPDIPFKFNKQNETVIAEILKRYPEQYKKAAVMPLLDLGQRQHGFTSISVMNEVARLLEMPPMRVYEVASFYTMYNRTPVGKFFVQACTTTPCQLGGCGSDAIVKAITSHLGIKQGETTADGLFTFIEVECLGACVNAPMIQINDDYYEDLTPETTVALLKALKESASAVGSSSASAKVPAPGPLTGRQTCENSNGQTNLLEEPWGAEKTRSDL